The DNA sequence GATTTTGATTACCCAAGTGAGTTTGATGACTTCAGGTCTATTATCGAAGCCATCAGTGAAAATTTTTATTATGAAGATGAGCAGTTCAAGATTGAAGTTTTGATTGGTGATGCACGTCAAATTGTCCCCTCTCTTCATGAAGATGATATTCAATTTAATATTATATACCAAGATGCATTTTCCCCTAAGGTAAACCCTCTACTTTGGACTTATGAATGGTTTGCTGATATTAAGAGACTCTGCGGGAATGCTATTGTGCTGACAACCTATTCAACAGCAACAGTAACCCGTATGGGATTACATGAGAATAATTTTGTACTTCACTATTTTGAAGCACCTCATACTCGCCGATCACTTATTGCTTCTTTACAACGGATTGAAAGCCTAGAGTGGATTGATATGATGTTGAAGATTGAGCGAAATCCAAATGGAAGGAGCCTAAGAGATGATGAAATTCAGTAACTCATCTGTATGGCATCAATCTCTTTCCATTCCGTTTGTTCTTTATTTTTGTGTGTCAGTATATGGTTAATATATCGTGCAAATAGGTCAGTTTCAATATTGACATTTGTACCTATTTTATAGGTTTTTATTAGAGTTTTTTCTAATGTATGAGGTATGATAGTTAATCTAAAACTATCGGTATAGACATCATTGATCGTTAAAGAGATACCATCAATGGTGATAGACCCTTTGGGGACAATATAGACAATATATTTTGGGTTAACTTTGATAATGAAATCTGTACCATTTTCTCTTTTTGTGATGTACTTTACTGTACCAATAGCATCAATATGTCCTTGCACAATATGCCCTTCAAATCGGTTGTTTATCTGCATGGCAGGTTCAATATGTACTTTTCCACTGAACTTTTCAGAAGGTACAATATTGCGTGTTTCATCTGCTACTTCCAAATCAAACCCATCAAAGTTAACCTTGATTACTGTTAG is a window from the Sulfurovum sp. genome containing:
- the ribE gene encoding riboflavin synthase — translated: MFTGLIREIATVKHYQNNILTIQSKHKAKLGDSIAINGVCLTVIKVNFDGFDLEVADETRNIVPSEKFSGKVHIEPAMQINNRFEGHIVQGHIDAIGTVKYITKRENGTDFIIKVNPKYIVYIVPKGSITIDGISLTINDVYTDSFRLTIIPHTLEKTLIKTYKIGTNVNIETDLFARYINHILTHKNKEQTEWKEIDAIQMSY